CCGACGTCTGCTGCATGGCGTATGGCTACCACTCTTGGGTGGTCTCCGACCGCTCCGACCCGCGCGTCCGACGCGAGGAGAAGATCGTGGGCGTGACGTCCACGGAGGGTGCCCTCGAGGACCACTTCTCGGAACGCGGGCTCCACAAGTTCCTGCTCGTGGGGGAACCGGAGTCCATCGAGCGTGCCGAGCGAGAGGTCGCGGCGGCCTTCCCGAGTCTCTCGGTGGTTCGTTCCTCTCCCATCCTCTGCGAGGTCATGGACGGACGTGTGAGCAAGGCCGAGGGCATCGAGGCTGTATGCCGGTACCTGGGCGTCGACGCCGCGGATGCGGTTGCCTTTGGTGATGGACAAAACGACGTGGACATGTTCTGCGCGGTGGGGGAGAGCTGGGCGATGGCCAATGCGCCTGCCGAGGTGCGGGCGGCAGCCGCGCGGG
Above is a genomic segment from Olsenella timonensis containing:
- a CDS encoding Cof-type HAD-IIB family hydrolase, which gives rise to MAGELPAAVFSDVDGTLLDGDHRVSPRTAAAARFLSEQGVPLVLVSARMPEALVAIRRALGNEGPVVCYGGAYVLDGKGSELLSRTIGLGCVLEVRDFVACDVPDVCCMAYGYHSWVVSDRSDPRVRREEKIVGVTSTEGALEDHFSERGLHKFLLVGEPESIERAEREVAAAFPSLSVVRSSPILCEVMDGRVSKAEGIEAVCRYLGVDAADAVAFGDGQNDVDMFCAVGESWAMANAPAEVRAAAARVTWLDNVHDGLAEAIFSLIGEA